A segment of the Pseudoalteromonas piscicida genome:
ATATTGAAAGCAACTTGGTTACCAGATCCTAAGAAGTTAGACTCACTGACACCAATGTTAAACTGAAGGCCCGCATAAGAACCATAAGCAACACCCGCTTGGAAACTACCTGCTGGCTGTTCTTTTACTTTAAAGTCAACATCAACCTGATCTTCAACACCAGGAATTGGCTTGACTTCAAACTCTACCGATTCCATATATGGCAAACGTTGAATTTGAAGCTTTGAACGCTCTAGGTTTTGGTTAGACAACCACGCACCTTCAAGCTGCGTCATTTCACGACGTAACACCTCGTCTGCTGTATTTTGGTTACCGTTCACCACGATACGACGTACATATACGCGCTTTCCAGGATCAACAGATAGTGTTAATTGTACTTCTTTGTTTTCATCATCGATTTCTGGAACAGTTCGTACTTCCGCATTGGCGTAACCAAAACGCGCCAAATAACTCTTAATGAAATCTTCCGTTGCCGTTACAACTGAGCCGTTGTAAAGCTCACCTGCGCGAAGCGGCACAATACCTTTAATTAAGTCTTCACGACCTAATAAGTCACCAATGAAATCAAACCCTTTAACGGTATATTTTTCACCTTCGGTGATGTTTGCCGTAACATAAACTGATTCACGTTCAGGGCTTACTGAAACCTGTGTTGAATCGATGTTAAAACGTAAATAACCACGGTCTAGGTAAAAACTGCGGATCTTTTCTAAATCGCCTTCAATGGTTTGTTTTTGATAACGGTCATTAGAGAGGAAGCGCCACCAAGGCAAGTCCTGCTGAGATTCAATTAGGTTAAGAAGTTCTTCGTCCGAAAACAGCTCATTACCAACGAGGTTAATTTGACGTACAGAAGCAGCATCACCCTCTTCAAACTTCAGCATCAGCTTCACACGGTTACGTGGCAATTCAACAATGCTCACCTCAACCTTAGCGTTGTATTTACCAATACTGTGGAAGAATTCCGTTAAGCCTTTTTCGATACTATCAAGTACCGTTCTGTCTAACGGTTCACCTTGGCGAATATTTTGCTGCTCTAAACTCTCGTTTAGCTGCTCGTCTTTGATGTCTTTGTTGCCATCAAATTCGATTGAGCTGATAGTTGGACGTTCTTTAACCTTAAAAATAATCTGATTACCATCACGGAATACCGCAATGTTGTCAAAGTGGCCAGACTTATATAACGCCTTGATTGTGCGTGAAATAGTAAACTGATCGACATTGTCACCAACGTTGATCGGAATATGTGTCAATGCAGCACCTAGTGCAACGCGCTGCAGCCCTTCTATTTTTAAATCTTCTACGATAAAGGAGTTTTGCCCTAAGGCAGCAAAACTAGCGCCCAGTAAACTGGTTACTGCAATGTGTTTTTTTATAGGCATTTTATTATCTTTATCCTTTACAACAATTTTGGCGCGATACGCTAAGGCCCATTACATCACAACATTCAAACGTTACAGCTTTTGTATTATGTTATCCGTTGTATGCTTGAACAAAAATGCAAACATTTAAATTGCATATAATGTGCGCTTTTTAGCACCGCACGGCTTAAAGCCGAGAAACATCATTAAATAGTGCAAAAAACGTTAAGGCAAGAAGAAGCGCCGCTCCAATCTTAAACCCAAACTCTTGTGTCTTTTCAGAGACTGGTTTTCTG
Coding sequences within it:
- the bamA gene encoding outer membrane protein assembly factor BamA — encoded protein: MPIKKHIAVTSLLGASFAALGQNSFIVEDLKIEGLQRVALGAALTHIPINVGDNVDQFTISRTIKALYKSGHFDNIAVFRDGNQIIFKVKERPTISSIEFDGNKDIKDEQLNESLEQQNIRQGEPLDRTVLDSIEKGLTEFFHSIGKYNAKVEVSIVELPRNRVKLMLKFEEGDAASVRQINLVGNELFSDEELLNLIESQQDLPWWRFLSNDRYQKQTIEGDLEKIRSFYLDRGYLRFNIDSTQVSVSPERESVYVTANITEGEKYTVKGFDFIGDLLGREDLIKGIVPLRAGELYNGSVVTATEDFIKSYLARFGYANAEVRTVPEIDDENKEVQLTLSVDPGKRVYVRRIVVNGNQNTADEVLRREMTQLEGAWLSNQNLERSKLQIQRLPYMESVEFEVKPIPGVEDQVDVDFKVKEQPAGSFQAGVAYGSYAGLQFNIGVSESNFLGSGNQVAFNINTSRGSERYSVSYTDPYFTPDGVSQGSSIFYSKFDASEFGIVDYKSTSYGIGTNFGFPINAINRVNFGIRWIEESLSQISDFEQTRVLRESFLNESDPNADYDFTKYELSAGWSRVTVNRGMFPTAGSRQSLNLSITTPNSDLNFFKINYDSRFYWPISNDHRWVFSARAGLGYGNGYGETNGFEQVLPFQEFFRISEQELRGFDRNTILPRAVQRAPKCIPGTPKPDGTTGSCIGGDQQFDTLNLGGRIGGNAKALAGLELIVPTPFLDEENTSSVRTSFFVDAANVWDTEFDVDRYNNLPEDQYNLLSDFSDPSRFRVSTGLSIQWISPMGPMLISFAYPLKKEEEGDTKTISFNISNTF